From the genome of Clavibacter nebraskensis NCPPB 2581:
ACCTGCTTCATGGCCTCGCGGCGGCGCTGCTTGTCGAGCCGGTCGAGGTAGACGAGGCCGTCGAGGTGGTCGACCTCGTGCTGGAAGGCCTGCGCGAGGACGCCCGAGCCCTCGATGCGGACGGGCTTCCCGTCGAGGTCGAGCCCCGAGATGACGGCCTCGGGGTGGCGCATGGTGGGGAACCAGAGGCCCGGCACCGAGAGGCAGCCCTCGTCGACGAGGACGGCCTCGCCGCGCAGCTCCTCGATGACGGGGTTGAGGACGTAGCCGAACGCCGGCCCCACGTTGTAGCTGAAGGCCCGGAGGTTGACGCCGATCTGCGCGGCGGCCACCCCGGCGCGGCCGTCGGGCCGCACGCTGTCGAGGAGGTCCTCGACCAGGGAGCGCACGCCCTCGTCGATCTCGCGGATCTCCGAGGAGACGGTCTTCAGCACCGGATCGCCGAACAGGCGGATCTGTCGTTCAGTCATTCTCTGCTTCCGTGGGTCCTAGTCCGGCGGCGGGTCAGGATCGACCAGCCCCCGCGGGCGCGTCGCCCTGGCCATTCTCCCGTGCCCAGTCGGCCACCGCGGACTCGGCGGCGAGCAGCGCGTTCTCGACGATCTCCGTCACGGCCGGGTGCGGCCAGTACTGCGCCCGGGCGAGGCCCGTGACCCGGTGCCCGAGGCTCGCGGCCATGAGGAGCGGCTGGATCAGCGCCGCGGAGTCCGAGCCGATGATGTGCGCGCCGAGGAGGGTGCCGCCGTCGCGCGGATCCACCACGAGCTTGCAGAACGAGGTCGTGTCCTCGAGCGCCCAGCCCCACGCGGTGGACGAGTACGGCTGCTCGATCGTGACGACGGGTCCGGCCTCGCGCGCCTCCGCCTCCGTGAGGCCGAACGAGCCGATCTGCGGGCGCGAGAAGACCGCCAGCGGCACGGGCCCGGGCGCACCGCCGATCAGGTCGTCCGGGTGCAGGAGGTTGTGCTGCACGACGCGGGCCTGGTGGTTGGCCACGTGCTTGAGCTGGTGGTCGGCGCTGATGTCGCCGAGCGCGAAGACGCCGGGGACCGGCTCGCCGCCCGCGAGGACGCGCTGCCGGTCGTCGACCACGATGCGGCCGTCGTCGTGCAGGTCGTAGCCCGCGTTCACGACGGCGAGCGTGTCCGTGTTGGGGACGCGCCCGAGGGCGACCAGCACGGCCTCGGTCTCGACCAGGTGGCCGGACGCGAGACGCGACCTGAGCACGTCGCCGTCGCGCTCGATCTCCTCCACCTCGCAGTCGGTGATCACGTCCCACTGCGTGCGCGCGAGCGTCGTGAAGCGCGTCGAGACGTCCTCGTCGAGGTTGCCGAGCAGGTGCGCGGAGCGCGCGACCTGCGTCACGTGCACGCCGAGGTGGCTGAAGACGTGCGCGAACTCGGCCGCCACGTAGCCGCCGCCGACGATGAGGAGCGAGGCCGGCAGCGCGGCGATGCGCATGATCGAGTCGGAGTCGTGGATGTCCGGGTCGGGCGCGTAGACGGCCTGCAGCGGCCGGGGGCGGGAGCCAGCCGCGAGCACGATCCGGTCGGCGGTGATCCGCTGCCCGCTCGCCGACACGAGCTCGCCGGGCGCCTCGAAGCCCACGCTCTCGCGCAGCAGCGTGATGTTCTCCGAGCCGCTCTCGCGCCACTCGCGGCCGTCCTCGCTGATGGCGTCGATGCGGCCGAAGACGCGGTCGCTGATCGCGGGCCAGTCCACGGCGTCCACCGACGCGCGGATGCCGAGCGCGGCGCCGTCGCGCGTCTCCGCCGCGATGTCGGCCACGTGCACGAGCATCTTCGTGGGGATGCAGCCCGCGTTGAGGCAGGTGCCGCCGAAGTGCTCGCCGTCGTCGACGAGCAGCACGCGCTGGTCGGCGAAGCGCTCGTCGACGATCGAGTTGCCGGATCCGGCACCCACGATCACGAGGTCGTAGTGCTCGTCCTGCTGCGGGTCCTGCTGTGCGTCCGTCATCTGGTGGCTCTCCTCCTAGGGCTCTACGATCACGAGCAGGTCGCCCGCGTCGACCTGCTGGGTTGTGGGGACCGCGAGGCGCGCGACGCGGCCCGCGACGGGCGACGTGATGGCCGCCTCCATCTTCATCGCCTCGATGGACGCGACCGGCTGGCCGGCGGCGACGACCTGGCCCTCCTCGACCTTGAGGGTCACGACCCCGGAGAACGGCGCCGACACGTGGCCGGGGTTCGCCGGGTCCCCGCGCTCGGCCACGGTCGTGGTGACGGCGATGCCGCGGTCGCGCACGAACACCGGACGGAGCTGCCCGTTCATGACGACCATGACGGTGCGCATGCCCGACTCGTCGGCGTCGCCGACGGCCTCCAGCGCGATGAGGACCTCGACGCCCCGGCTGATCCGCACCGCGTGCTCCTGGCCCGGGCGGAGGCCGTGCAGGTAGTCGTCCGTGTCGAGCACGGAGAGGTCGCCGAACAGCTCCCGGATGGTCTCGAACTGCTCGGTCGGCTGCGGGAAGAGCAGGCGGTTGAGCGCGCGGCGTCGCTCGGCGCCCGGCAGCTCGAGCGCGGCGCGGTCCTCGGCGAACAGCGGAGTGACGCCGATCCGCACGTCCCGGCCCTGGAGCACGCGCGTGCGGAAGGGCTCGGGCCAGCCGCCGGGCAGATCGCCGAGCTCGCCCGCCATGAAGCCGACCACCGAGTCGGGGATGTCGTAGTCCTGCGGGTTCCGCTCGAAGTCGGCCGGGTCGGCCTTTGCGGCCGCGAGCTGGAGGGCGAGGTCGCCGACCACCTTGGACGACGGCGTGACCTTCGGGATGCGGCCGAGGATCCGGTCGGCCGCCTGGTACATGTCCTCGATGAGCTCGAAGTCGTCGGCGAGGCCGAGCGCGATGGCCTGCTGCCGCAGGTTCGAGAGCTGGCCGCCGGGGATCTCGTGCCGGTACACACGCCCGGTCGGGCCGGCCAACCCGGACTCGAACGGCCGGTAGAGGCGGCGGACCGCCTCCCAATAGGGCTCGAGGTCGCTGACCGCGTCGAGCGAGAGGCCCGTGTCGCGCTCGGTGTCCGCGAGGGCCGCGACGAGCGCGGACGCCGACGGCTGGCTCGTCGTGCCCGACATGGGCGCGCTCGCCACGTCGACCGCGTCGGCGCCGGCGCGGCTGGCTGCGAGCAAGGTCGCGAGCTGGCCGCCCGCGGTGTCGTGCGTGTGCACGTGCACCGGCAGGTCGAACTCGCGGCGCAACGCGGTGACGAGGCGCTCGGCCGCGGCGGGGCGGAGGAGCCCGGCCATGTCCTTGATCGCGAGGACGTGCGCGCCGGCGGCCACGCTGCGCTCCGCGAGCCGCAGGTAGTAGTCGAGCGTGTAGAGGTCCTCGGCGGGATCCAGCAGGTTGCCCGTGTAGCAGAGCGCGACCTCGGCGACAGTGGTGCCGGTGGCGAGCACGGAGTCGATGGCCGGCCGCATCCGTTCGACGTCGTTGAGCGCGTCGAAGATGCGGAAGACGTCGACGCCGGTGGCGGCCGACTCCTGCACGAACGCGTCTGTGACCGCGGTGGGGTACGGCGTGTAGCCGACGGTGTTGGCGCCGCGCAGCAGCATCTGGATCGCGACGTTCGGCAGCGCCTCGCGGAGCGACGCGAGCCGCTCCCACGGGTCCTCGCCGAGGAAGCGGAGCGCGACGTCGTAGGTGGCCCCGCCCCACGCCTCGACCGAGAGCAGCTCGGGCGTCGTGCGCGCGACGTACGGGGCGACCGCGACGAGGTCGCGCGTGCGCACGCGCGTGGCCAGCAGCGACTGGTGAGCGTCGCGGAACGTCGTCTCCGTGACGGCGAGGGCGGTCTGCGCGCGAAGGGCCTCGGCGAAGCCGAGCGGGCCGAGCTCGAGGAGGCGCTGGCGGGATCCCGCGGGCGCCGGCAGCCGGAGGTCGGCGTCGGGCAGCTTGTCGGCGGGCCGGACGACCGCGGTGCGGGGACCGTTCGGCTGGTTGACGGTGACGTCGGCCAGCCAGTTGAGGATCTTCGTCCCGCGGTCCTTCGACACGTTGCTGCGCACGAGGCCCGGCCGCTCGTCGATGAAGGACGTGCTGATGTCGCCCGCCTGGAAGTCGGGGTCGTCGAGCACGCCCTGGAGGAACGGGATGTTCGTGGAGACGCCACGGATCCGGAACTCGGCGAGGGCCCGCTTGGCGCGCGTGACGGCGGTCGGGAAGTCGCGCCCGCGGCACGTGAGCTTCGCGAGCATCGAGTCGAAGTGGGGGCTGATCTGCGCGCCCGTGGCGACCGTGCCGCCGTCGATGCGGATCCCGCCACCGCCCGGCGACCGGTACGTCGTGATCTTGCCTGTATCCGGGCGGAAGCCCTGGGCCAGGTCCTCCGTCGTGATGCGGCACTGGAGCGCCGCGCCGCGCAACGCGATCGCGTCCTGGCGGAGGCCCAGCTCCGCGAGGGTCTCCCCCGCCGCGATGCGCATCTGCGCCTGCACGAGGTCGATGTCGGTCACCTCCTCCGTCACGGTGTGCTCGACCTGGATCCGCGGGTTCATCTCGATGAAGACGTGCTGTCCCGCCCGCGGCCCGTCCGTGTCCAGCAGGAACTCGACCGTCCCGGCGTTGACGTAGCCGATGCTCCGGGCGAAGGCGATCGCGTGCGCGTGCATGGCGTCGCGGATCGCGGGGTCGAGGTTCGGCGCGGGGGCGATCTCCACGACCTTCTGGTGCCGCCGCTGCACCGAGCAGTCGCGCTCGAAGAGGTGCACGGTCTCCCCCGTGGCGTCGGCGAGGATCTGCACCTCGATGTGCCGCGGCCGGAGCACGGCCTGCTCAAGGAACATGGTCGGATCGCCGAAGGCGCTGTCGGCCTCGCGCATCGCGGCCCGGAGCGCGTCCTCGAGGTCCTCCGCGCGCTCGACGCGCCGCATGCCGCGGCCGCCGCCGCCCGCGACGGCCTTCGCGAAGATCGGGAACCCGATGCCCGCGGCCTGCTCGAGCAGCAGGTCGACGTCGGTGGACGGCGGCGTCGAGGCGAGGACCGGCACCCCGGCCGCGGTCGCGTGCTCCTTCGCCGTGACCTTGTTGCCCGCCATCTCGAGCACGCCGGCGTCGGGGCCGATGAAGACGATGCCGTTCGCGGCCGCGGCACGCGCGAGGTCGGGGTTCTCGGAGAGGAAGCCGTACCCCGGGTAGATCGCGTCGGCACCCGACTCCTTCGCCACGCGGATGATCTCGTCGACGTCGAGGTACGCCCGGACGGGGTGCCCCTCCTCGCCGATCAGGTAGGCCTCGTCCGCCTTGAGGCGGTGCAGCGAGTGCCGGTCCTCGTGCGGGTAGACGGCCACCGTGCGGGCGCCCAGCTCGACGGCGGCGCGGAACGCGCGGATCGCGATCTCCCCGCGGTTGGCGACCAGGATCTTCTCGAACATGGCGGGGCCTCTCGTCGGATGGGGCTTGGGCACCCCCGCGTTTAGGTCTTCCCAGAATATCGACGGTAGCCTCTCCCACGTGCATGTACTGAGCGTCAGCTCCCTCAAGGGGGGCGTGGGCAAGACCACAGTGACCCTGGGACTGGCGTCCGCCGCCTTCTCCCGCGGCTTGAGGACCCTCGTGGTCGATCTCGACCCGCAGGCCGACGTGTCGACGGGCATGGACATCCAGGTCGCCGGCCACCTGAACGTCGCCGACGTCCTCGCCTCCCCCAAGGAGAAGATCGTCCGCGCGGCCATCGCGCCCAGCGGCTGGACCAAGGGGCGCCCCGGCACCATCGACGTCATGATCGGCAGCCCGTCCGCCATCAACTTCGACGGCCCGCACCCGAGCATCCGCGACATCTGGAAGCTCGAGGAGGCCCTCGCCAACGTCGAGGCCGACTACGACCTCGTGCTCATCGACTGCGCCCCGTCGCTCAACGCCCTCACGCGCACCGCGTGGGCGGCCAGCGACCGCGTGACGGTCGTCACCGAGCCCGGCCTCTTCTCGGTCGCCGCCGCCGACCGAGCGCTCCGCGCCATCGAGGAGATCCGCCGCGGCCTGTCACCGCGCCTGCAGCCCCTCGGCATCATCGTCAACCGCGCCCGCGTGCAGTCGCTCGAGCACCAGTTCCGCATCAAGGAGCTCCGCGACATGTTCGGCCCACTCGTCCTCAGCCCGCAGCTGCCCGAGCGCACGTCGCTCCAGCAGGCGCAGGGCGCGGCGAAGCCGCTGCACGTGTGGCCCGGCGAGAGCGCGCAGGAGATGGCGCGCAACTTCGACCAGCTGCTCGAGCGCATCATGCGCACGGCCAAGATCGGCGACTACGCGGAGAACGCCGCGCGCTGACCCGCTCGAAGACCTGTCGCCGCTCCTCCTCGAGGGGCGGCGTTCGTCATCTCCGATGCCGGACAGCACGGGACGTGCCGCCGGCGCGCGCTCGGGTCTAGGACGCCTTGATGGCGCGACGGGCGGCGAGCTCGTCGGTGGGATCCACGGTCTGCGTGTCGATCTCGACGAGGGAGTGCTCCACCTCGCGGAGGACCTTGCCGACGGCGATGCCGAAGACGCCCTGGCCACGGCTCACGAGGTCGATGACCTCGTCGTTGCTGGTGCAGAGGTAGACGCTCGCGCCGTCGCTCATGAGCGTGGTCTGCGCGAGGTCGACGACGCCGGACTCGCGGAGCTGGTTCACCGCGGTGCGGATCTGCTGCAGGGAGATGCCGGTGTCGAGGAGGCGCTTGACGAGCTTGAGGACGAGGATGTCGCGGAACCCGTAGAGGCGCTGGGTGCCGGAGCCGGAGGCCCCGCGGACGGTGGGCTCGACGAGGCCGGTGCGGGCCCAGTAGTCGAGCTGGCGGTAGGTGAT
Proteins encoded in this window:
- a CDS encoding MerR family transcriptional regulator, with protein sequence MSDSTPDSGRYDLGLLFTDGLPEMDASAGYRGAVAARAAGITYRQLDYWARTGLVEPTVRGASGSGTQRLYGFRDILVLKLVKRLLDTGISLQQIRTAVNQLRESGVVDLAQTTLMSDGASVYLCTSNDEVIDLVSRGQGVFGIAVGKVLREVEHSLVEIDTQTVDPTDELAARRAIKAS
- a CDS encoding ParA family protein, whose protein sequence is MHVLSVSSLKGGVGKTTVTLGLASAAFSRGLRTLVVDLDPQADVSTGMDIQVAGHLNVADVLASPKEKIVRAAIAPSGWTKGRPGTIDVMIGSPSAINFDGPHPSIRDIWKLEEALANVEADYDLVLIDCAPSLNALTRTAWAASDRVTVVTEPGLFSVAAADRALRAIEEIRRGLSPRLQPLGIIVNRARVQSLEHQFRIKELRDMFGPLVLSPQLPERTSLQQAQGAAKPLHVWPGESAQEMARNFDQLLERIMRTAKIGDYAENAAR
- a CDS encoding pyruvate carboxylase, which translates into the protein MFEKILVANRGEIAIRAFRAAVELGARTVAVYPHEDRHSLHRLKADEAYLIGEEGHPVRAYLDVDEIIRVAKESGADAIYPGYGFLSENPDLARAAAANGIVFIGPDAGVLEMAGNKVTAKEHATAAGVPVLASTPPSTDVDLLLEQAAGIGFPIFAKAVAGGGGRGMRRVERAEDLEDALRAAMREADSAFGDPTMFLEQAVLRPRHIEVQILADATGETVHLFERDCSVQRRHQKVVEIAPAPNLDPAIRDAMHAHAIAFARSIGYVNAGTVEFLLDTDGPRAGQHVFIEMNPRIQVEHTVTEEVTDIDLVQAQMRIAAGETLAELGLRQDAIALRGAALQCRITTEDLAQGFRPDTGKITTYRSPGGGGIRIDGGTVATGAQISPHFDSMLAKLTCRGRDFPTAVTRAKRALAEFRIRGVSTNIPFLQGVLDDPDFQAGDISTSFIDERPGLVRSNVSKDRGTKILNWLADVTVNQPNGPRTAVVRPADKLPDADLRLPAPAGSRQRLLELGPLGFAEALRAQTALAVTETTFRDAHQSLLATRVRTRDLVAVAPYVARTTPELLSVEAWGGATYDVALRFLGEDPWERLASLREALPNVAIQMLLRGANTVGYTPYPTAVTDAFVQESAATGVDVFRIFDALNDVERMRPAIDSVLATGTTVAEVALCYTGNLLDPAEDLYTLDYYLRLAERSVAAGAHVLAIKDMAGLLRPAAAERLVTALRREFDLPVHVHTHDTAGGQLATLLAASRAGADAVDVASAPMSGTTSQPSASALVAALADTERDTGLSLDAVSDLEPYWEAVRRLYRPFESGLAGPTGRVYRHEIPGGQLSNLRQQAIALGLADDFELIEDMYQAADRILGRIPKVTPSSKVVGDLALQLAAAKADPADFERNPQDYDIPDSVVGFMAGELGDLPGGWPEPFRTRVLQGRDVRIGVTPLFAEDRAALELPGAERRRALNRLLFPQPTEQFETIRELFGDLSVLDTDDYLHGLRPGQEHAVRISRGVEVLIALEAVGDADESGMRTVMVVMNGQLRPVFVRDRGIAVTTTVAERGDPANPGHVSAPFSGVVTLKVEEGQVVAAGQPVASIEAMKMEAAITSPVAGRVARLAVPTTQQVDAGDLLVIVEP
- a CDS encoding peptide deformylase, which encodes MTERQIRLFGDPVLKTVSSEIREIDEGVRSLVEDLLDSVRPDGRAGVAAAQIGVNLRAFSYNVGPAFGYVLNPVIEELRGEAVLVDEGCLSVPGLWFPTMRHPEAVISGLDLDGKPVRIEGSGVLAQAFQHEVDHLDGLVYLDRLDKQRRREAMKQVRESDWF
- a CDS encoding mycothione reductase, encoding MTDAQQDPQQDEHYDLVIVGAGSGNSIVDERFADQRVLLVDDGEHFGGTCLNAGCIPTKMLVHVADIAAETRDGAALGIRASVDAVDWPAISDRVFGRIDAISEDGREWRESGSENITLLRESVGFEAPGELVSASGQRITADRIVLAAGSRPRPLQAVYAPDPDIHDSDSIMRIAALPASLLIVGGGYVAAEFAHVFSHLGVHVTQVARSAHLLGNLDEDVSTRFTTLARTQWDVITDCEVEEIERDGDVLRSRLASGHLVETEAVLVALGRVPNTDTLAVVNAGYDLHDDGRIVVDDRQRVLAGGEPVPGVFALGDISADHQLKHVANHQARVVQHNLLHPDDLIGGAPGPVPLAVFSRPQIGSFGLTEAEAREAGPVVTIEQPYSSTAWGWALEDTTSFCKLVVDPRDGGTLLGAHIIGSDSAALIQPLLMAASLGHRVTGLARAQYWPHPAVTEIVENALLAAESAVADWARENGQGDAPAGAGRS